Proteins encoded within one genomic window of Terriglobales bacterium:
- the rpsP gene encoding 30S ribosomal protein S16 — protein MIRLARMGARKQPYYRVVVIDKERARNGRALEVVGLYNPRTSPATVDLKRERIDHWVSKGAQVSDRVGKLLSKAAPATTAA, from the coding sequence CGCATGGGTGCGCGCAAGCAGCCGTATTACCGCGTAGTAGTTATCGATAAAGAACGCGCGCGCAATGGACGCGCCCTGGAAGTCGTCGGTCTTTATAATCCGCGCACCAGTCCCGCGACCGTGGATCTGAAGCGCGAGCGCATCGATCATTGGGTTTCTAAAGGAGCGCAAGTCTCCGATCGAGTTGGCAAGCTTTTGTCGAAAGCAGCGCCGGCAACCACTGCGGCCTGA
- a CDS encoding KH domain-containing protein, which produces MPTEQGGEVRELVLEIAKALVDEPDLVTVESIPGPESTVLELRVAQRDLGKVIGKQGRTARSLRTIIGAASMKLHKRHTLEIIEDGLPGSATATGA; this is translated from the coding sequence ATGCCGACTGAGCAGGGCGGAGAAGTGCGGGAACTCGTGCTGGAGATCGCCAAGGCTTTGGTCGATGAGCCCGATCTTGTAACCGTTGAATCCATTCCAGGTCCGGAGAGCACCGTGCTCGAACTGCGCGTAGCGCAGCGGGACCTGGGCAAAGTGATCGGCAAACAAGGACGCACGGCGCGCTCCTTGCGCACCATCATCGGCGCCGCCAGCATGAAGCTGCACAAACGGCACACGCTGGAGATCATCGAGGACGGCCTCCCCGGCAGCGCCACAGCTACCGGAGCCTAG
- the rimM gene encoding ribosome maturation factor RimM (Essential for efficient processing of 16S rRNA): MTQPNSFTAIARIVRPQGRRGEVLADLLTDFPEKFSERRQLWLSSEAKPEPREYSLENHWLHKGRVVLKFVDIDSIGSAEALSGMLVQIPAESRSHLEPGAAYVSDLIGSTLFDVSQNRNIGTIRDVQQGAGTAPLLIVDSAGRELEIPFAEEFILCFNASKKLLEMNLPKGLLEVNAPLSEAEKAQQRSTPSEEE; the protein is encoded by the coding sequence TTGACGCAGCCGAATTCATTCACTGCCATCGCGCGAATCGTGCGTCCGCAAGGACGCCGCGGCGAAGTCCTCGCCGATCTCCTCACCGACTTCCCAGAAAAATTCTCCGAACGCCGGCAGCTCTGGCTTAGTTCAGAAGCCAAGCCCGAGCCGCGCGAGTACTCGCTCGAAAATCACTGGTTGCACAAAGGCCGCGTAGTACTCAAGTTCGTAGACATCGATTCCATCGGCTCCGCCGAAGCTCTCAGCGGAATGCTGGTGCAGATTCCTGCCGAATCTCGCTCGCACCTCGAACCTGGCGCAGCATACGTCTCCGACCTGATCGGCAGCACGCTATTCGACGTCTCCCAAAACCGGAATATCGGAACCATTCGCGACGTCCAGCAAGGCGCCGGCACGGCTCCGCTGTTGATTGTCGACAGCGCAGGCAGAGAGCTAGAGATCCCGTTCGCGGAAGAATTCATCCTCTGCTTCAACGCATCGAAGAAGCTCCTCGAAATGAACCTTCCCAAAGGCTTGCTCGAAGTAAATGCGCCACTGTCCGAAGCGGAAAAAGCCCAACAGAGGTCCACGC